TGtttcaagaaaataattatttgagtTGATTTTAATGATTATTTAAGTTGATTTTATTAATTGTAATTGGTAGAATAGTCAAGTAGcgtgaaattcaataaatattgCATTTGTATTATAAAGTGACGGTTATATTAAgacagaaaataaaagaaatttaaaagtgACAATTACAATAAGAAgaaaagattaataaaatatagtaCAAACtatatgaaattttttcttttatgattatgatattgtgcTACATACTTTCATGTAATTTgatctataaattatataaaccATCTTCATGGTTCACAAAAGTTTAAACTGCAATTTAAGTCTAATAGCATTTTTGAACTTGTTGATTCCATGTCATTCTGACATTGTCTATTCAAGTCAAACTTTTCTGACAACTTAGCTTTCTTCAACTTGTTGCCACATCTTTTCCTTAATGAATCATTCTCAACATAGCTACCATCAAATTTAGTTTcttcatttctctttctcccatTAGCTTCATTACTTGAATCATCGCTACGAAGCACAGACACAGACATTGGACACGACAATGATTTCTCTTCTGAGTGCATGGCCATTAGTGGCAATTCAAGTGAAATAGCACTAGAATTTTTGAAGTCTCTTATATCTTCTAATGAATGtttctcttcctttctctctgAGCTCTCAGAAGATGTCAAAGAACTTTCCAATGAACACAAAGAAGTTCCATTTTCATGTTTCCTCTCCTCGTAGTTTAAACTTAACCCTCTTGATTCTGTTAGATCTGAGATTGGAGAACTTGGACAAGCATTGTTGATCATAGTAACCAATTGAGAGAGTTCATCTTTTGTGAGTTTTATCCCAATTGGTGAAGAATTGTATCCAGAGAGGGCTTCCTGCGCCTTCATTAGTACCGATTGTAAATATTTTCCTTGAGCGTCAATTCGAAGCTGCAAATGTTTCTGCACCTGAAATCAACATCCTAATCGATTAACACGTACTTATGCAACATTTAGTGCATATTTGGATACACAATGTATTTGACGAAATCACGGTGGTACACTGTCATTCTACCAAACACACTGTCAATCCAAAAATGTACTTAGAATTATGATTGAATCAAGTTTTATTCATGATATCACATTATATATGTTACCTCAATTTGTTCATTAAGTTTCCTTTCTACTTCCATTTGCATTTCTAGAGCATGAGATATCTCCATGTTTCTGGCAAAAAtagaatttgaaaataaaatctcTAGCTAATACCATTTCaatctaaaattattttgtCGAAAAAAccttaataaaatatttgataaaaagaataataaaatatttgataaaaagcTCTAATTATTACTCAGTGATTTGATTATGGTCCCCTTGACCGATTTCTCTGCTGCATTGTTCATCCCAGCTCATGGTTTCTGTGTATACTGCACCAAAAGGACCATCAATGTTATGCCAAATGATCAATCATACTATTTGGATTAACAGACACACACATTTACACAttgtaaacaatttttttttcttgaagaagctaaattagcccacctaaTTTGGCACTGAGAGAATCGAACCTAGACCACGAAGAGGACCACACTCCCAGATCCCAAGTCAATACCAGGCCAACTCAAGTGGGTTCATTATAAACAATTTTGACTGTTAATTTAAAATCAGACGGCTCAAATTACacaataacaaaatcaattagCCTTGTAAACGATCTCGACCATTATTTTGATATGAGATGGTCGAGATTCAAAACTGTGTGACACAGTTACTGAACTAAATATGTTTCCCTACAAGTCATTACCTTGTTTTTTGTTGTCAGAGCAGGTTTCTAGTTGTTGGCTTTTCCCAAGTCTATATTTCTACAAccagaaaaaacataaaagtttaaaaataaaaaaaagccaaaaaattataatgtcaTTAGAAAAAAGGAATACCTGTAAATGGCTCTTGAGATGGTACAAAGTAAGTCCTGGAATTTCCATCACCCTCATAATACTCTTTGGTGTTGCTTCTGCCACATTAACATACACAATTTGAATAATACACCAACTAATATATGCTCTAAAGTGTAATAATGATAACAATATCAAAAATAGTGAGGTCAATATTGAGTTTGTTTTATACTTACTATCTGCACCTCCAAGTTGATTAATTGCATCAATGAATCTTTGGTGAAGTTCAGGAGTCCATTTGAGCCTTGGTTTTGCATCAGTGGATAGAACAAAATGCATACTTTGATTCTGCATGTTTTTAGATTTGCATCAATATATGAAAGATATAGTAAGTTTCTCTTTATAAGTTGTGAATTTTTTATGCTCTATGATCTCACTTCATATCAGGAAACATTAGTGGGGTTATGTTGGAGGAATATATGCCATAAGCCATTTCAtacctacttttttttttcctaaaaaaaaattttaaaaaatattccttctacacttttttctttgactTAAATGGGGTGAAGAGAATCTATGATGGAGCAATAAGAGAAAGTATAACAGCTCAATTTTGAGTCTTAAAAGGAGAGAAAAGAAGGAAAGTGTgtagtttgtttttattttcttgttttcccACTTTACTCTATGTGTTGTTGATTCCATAATGAATTAGGTAGGCCCACCATATTTAATACAGGGTCCTACTTTCTTGATGCCTTGAGAAGCATTCAGATGAAAATAATgatggaaatgatgttaatgGATATTTTTTATCTAGTGATTGAAACTGAACTAATCGATCCATTGTTGAAGAGTTCGGGGAGCATCTAAAATTATATCAGATCAAtcttgttaatgtttttttttttttggagaatttTGCTCTTCATCCAGTATATTTCGCTTGCATTCTGCAACCATGCCCAAAATGCTTctgcgctagttaactagcgcaagtGTAAACTTGTGCGCAAGTTAGGTAGCGTTGCACATGTTAAGTGGCGCAAGGGTAAACTTGTGTGTAAGTTAGGTAGCGTTGCGCATGTTAAGTGGCGCAAGTGTAAAATAGTGCAAACGTTAAGTGGCGCAAAGTGcctacttttctttttatttattcaatatgattcaataaattattttatttcttcaataCGACGGAAAGTCTAAAcataaattctattttattttattctaaattatttggtcactttattctaatttatttatgcacttaaaataaattcgattttatactaattaaattttcattctaatttatttattcattaaatacaaaattagaaaataaattcgattttatttattcaatacataagcataacataaaataaatgcgaaaataaatacaaataaaaaacaaaattaataaatataactctcattttattaatatgattcaaacatTACAATATATAATACATATACTTTACCCTCTTAGGTATATGCCAATAGCTCTTGGGAAAATAGTGATCCGTCCTGTTGGAGAAAACGACATCAAGATCCcttgagttaaatttaaatttggttcctTTTATACCCCATGATGATTCTTTTTACCCATGGTAAAAAGATTTTGGGAGTAAAAGGAAGCAAACCTAATTTTACCTCAAGGGATGATGTCTTTTTCCCCAACCTAACAGACCACTACTTCCCCCAAAAGTCACCGGTATTTACCTAAAGGGGTATAAAGACCCTAGAGACTAtagaaacaaagaagaagaagagagagagagggggggagAGTGGGAGGAGAAAATGTGAGGAAAAGAGAAAGTATGTGTGGGTTTTTATAGGTGGTATAAGGTATATAGCACTTAATGAGGTCCAAAAACATGtgaaaaacttaagaaaacgTGTAAAATCCAATCAAAACCATTGACTACCGTCCAAGAAACGTTTGTGCTTCAGTTTTTACCACCGACCAACTTGCGCAAGTTAACTCGCGCATAAGCTCAgtggtgcgtgacttaagtcacgcagagcTTGTGATGTGCGTGTGTTAAGTGAcactgcgtgacttaactcacgcaaggtcatatttaaaaaatgtgcaGGGCGCGAACAAAATGTGCAAGGTGAAGAGCAAAATTCTTTTTTGGATTGACGTTTTCTCACCTGAACTCGTGTTTGAGAGCTTCTCCGTTGTGAAAACTAGAAGCTATTATTTATAGCTTTTGTGTAAAGGTAGTTTTTGCTGCGATATTAATATTCTAAACGTCCATCCAAATATATGCTAAGTCGGTAAAAGATCAAGATAATATATTTTCACCCAAAATGGTAAGATATTATTGGAGCATTTTCAATGGTATAATCCATAAAAATTTGATGCAGTAGACTTCAAAATGTTACATCAATTTGAACTAgtctattcattttttattctaataGTAAAACTCGTAAGAATTCAAGATGAATTTCACACTCACCATATAGATCAatacttcactttcattcatttatttattttatttgaaatattgAACTATCAAGTCCAAAAACAATGAAGGACAATCACTTCTTGACGCAACTTCTAATCGACTTATCCATTTGGAGTTAGTTTAGTAGTtgacttgggatcttggagtttgctcttTTCAATGTCTCAGGTACAATTCCTCCTGGTACCAATTTCGGTGGACAGGTCCATTCAAAACCTTGCTCTGACTTTAAATGGGACCCTCGTAAGTGGACGATTGGATTGGTCTCCTTGGagtagtcgattcttggattggatactaaattttaaaaaaaataaaaaacttttaatcAACTTGTTTGTGAGTTAGATTGTTTACAATGATGAAACTATTGTACACATTTTTGGTGCTAAGGACTTGGAAGAAAACTTCACTAAAAACACTCTCTAATAAGTGAGTCACGTGTCATATGTAACCCCTTAACCTATTTTAGTCAATGTGAAACTAGATTCTTTTACACTAGAAATTTCAACACAATTATTTCTTTCAAatgtgaattttgattttttgtgagAGATGTTTGTTTGTATTGAAATTGGCAGATTCCTTTTGTTCCATATAGGGTTAAAGGAATCAAAGAATCTAGGACTACATTTTTGGTCCCAGGGCCTTAATGTTTCAACAAAGATAGTAACATAGAGATGAATGAAAACTACCAAGCagtatttattttcttgattaagATGGGAGTACCAATCAAAATGAGACTAATAGAATATAGAATACGTGTATGTCAAGACATTAAATGTAATAATTTCTTTAGATTATCCATACAAAAGAATTGCAATATCAAAGTTAATCAAGTGAGCATCACCACCACAGAACAGTTTAGTGCTTGTCATGACATTACTAAGCACTAATTCAATCAATTTGTAGGgtcatgtatatatattattacctAATATAATCTAATCCATCAATGTAAAGCTGTATTCCATCAAGAATTTGGTTGGATTTGAACCAAAATATGCATAATATGAGTCTtgcaaaaaacataaataagtttTCTATTATTGCAATCACTATTCTTTGTGTTTGTCCTCTTGCTGTTCAGCTGCAAAGGTAGCAAAGTATCTATTCTAATGGTGGTACTTTGGGATTTTAATTGACGCATTCACGCATTCAATTCATCGATGTTTGTTATATTGAGATTGATCTGTTGGGATTTGGAATTTTAATGTAGTCTAATTTCGATCCAACAACCACACAATTGGATGAATGCATCAAATTATTGAAACTATCAATCTCgatccaaataattttttttggattcaaACCCTTACCTGCATATTGTAATGTAGTTATGAACTGCGTTATACTCGAGAACATCTCTATTTAAATCGTAGTTAGAtgaaatatgatttataatGTGGTT
Above is a genomic segment from Medicago truncatula cultivar Jemalong A17 chromosome 5, MtrunA17r5.0-ANR, whole genome shotgun sequence containing:
- the LOC11418060 gene encoding myb family transcription factor PHL8, which produces MQNQSMHFVLSTDAKPRLKWTPELHQRFIDAINQLGGADKATPKSIMRVMEIPGLTLYHLKSHLQKYRLGKSQQLETCSDNKKQVYTETMSWDEQCSREIGQGDHNQITENMEISHALEMQMEVERKLNEQIEVQKHLQLRIDAQGKYLQSVLMKAQEALSGYNSSPIGIKLTKDELSQLVTMINNACPSSPISDLTESRGLSLNYEERKHENGTSLCSLESSLTSSESSERKEEKHSLEDIRDFKNSSAISLELPLMAMHSEEKSLSCPMSVSVLRSDDSSNEANGRKRNEETKFDGSYVENDSLRKRCGNKLKKAKLSEKFDLNRQCQNDMESTSSKMLLDLNCSLNFCEP